One Vicugna pacos chromosome X, VicPac4, whole genome shotgun sequence DNA window includes the following coding sequences:
- the CMC4 gene encoding cx9C motif-containing protein 4 isoform X1 has protein sequence MYKRQSKNYFSHFSFLDMLQKDPCQKQACEIQKCLQANNYMESKCQAVIQELRKCCARYPKGRSPVCSGFEKEEEEKLTLKSTSK, from the exons ATGTACAAAAGacaaagtaaaaattatttttctcattttagtttTCTGGATATGCTGCAGAAGGATCCGTGCCAGAAACAAGCCTGTGAAATACAGAAATGTTTACAAG CCAACAACTACATGGAATCCAAGTGCCAGGCTGTCATCCAAGAACTGCGTAAGTGTTGTGCTCGGTATCCCAAGGGAAGATCTCCCGTCTGCTCAGGAtttgagaaggaagaggaagaaaagctgACGCTGAAGTCCACATCCAAGTAA
- the CMC4 gene encoding cx9C motif-containing protein 4 isoform X2, whose amino-acid sequence MLQKDPCQKQACEIQKCLQANNYMESKCQAVIQELRKCCARYPKGRSPVCSGFEKEEEEKLTLKSTSK is encoded by the exons ATGCTGCAGAAGGATCCGTGCCAGAAACAAGCCTGTGAAATACAGAAATGTTTACAAG CCAACAACTACATGGAATCCAAGTGCCAGGCTGTCATCCAAGAACTGCGTAAGTGTTGTGCTCGGTATCCCAAGGGAAGATCTCCCGTCTGCTCAGGAtttgagaaggaagaggaagaaaagctgACGCTGAAGTCCACATCCAAGTAA
- the MTCP1 gene encoding protein p13 MTCP-1 → MAGEDVGAPPDHLWVHQEGIYRDEYQRTWVAVVEEETSFLRARVQQVQVPLGDAARPSHLLTSQLPLMWQLYPEERYMDNNSRLWQIQHHLMVRGVQELLLKLLPDD, encoded by the exons ATGGCAGGAGAGGATGTGGGGGCTCCACCCGATCACCTCTGGGTTCACCAAGAGGGTATCTACCGCGACGAATACCAGCGCACGTGGGTGGCCGTCGTGGAAGAG GAGACGAGTTTCCTAAGGGCACGAGTTCAGCAAGTTCAGGTTCCTTTAGGTGACGCAGCCAGGCCAAGTCACCTTCTTACCTCCCAGCTACCTCTCATGTGGCAACTCTACCCCGAGGAGCGCTACATGGATAACAACTCTCGCTTGTGGCAGATCCAGCATCATTTAATG GTCAGGGGAGTACAGGAGCTGTTGCTTAAGCTTTTGCCTGATGATTAA